Proteins from a genomic interval of Corynebacterium freiburgense:
- a CDS encoding aspartate-semialdehyde dehydrogenase, giving the protein MTTVAVVGATGQVGRVMRSILEERNFPLDQIRFFASSRSAGSTLMFRGEDIVVEDLAQVTEENLKGIDIALFSAGGSTSKQYAPVFAAAGATVVDNSSAWRKDPEVPLIVSEVNPQDKEKVTKGIIANPNCTTMAAMPVLKPLHDVAGLVRLHVASYQAVSGSGLAGVDTLAKQVAEIGDRNIELTHDGSVLNPSDFGPYVAPIAFNALPLAGAMVDDGSLETDEEQKLRNESRKILGIPELRVAGTCVRVPVFTGHTMVVHAEFERPITVAQAQQALSDAPGVTVVDVPTPLAAAGRDDSLVGRIRQDQSIDDNKGLVFVVSGDNLRKGAALNTVQIAELLV; this is encoded by the coding sequence ATGACCACTGTTGCTGTTGTGGGTGCTACGGGCCAGGTTGGTCGCGTAATGCGTTCCATTTTGGAAGAACGTAATTTCCCATTGGATCAAATTCGGTTTTTTGCTTCTTCGCGTTCTGCGGGTTCAACATTGATGTTCCGTGGCGAAGATATTGTTGTCGAGGATCTTGCACAGGTTACTGAAGAAAACCTCAAGGGCATTGATATTGCGCTATTTTCGGCTGGGGGTTCTACCTCAAAGCAGTATGCGCCTGTGTTCGCTGCTGCTGGCGCAACTGTGGTGGATAATTCTTCTGCCTGGCGGAAGGATCCGGAAGTTCCTTTAATTGTTTCTGAGGTAAATCCGCAGGATAAAGAAAAGGTAACCAAGGGAATTATTGCGAACCCGAATTGTACGACCATGGCAGCAATGCCGGTTCTGAAACCACTACATGACGTGGCTGGTTTGGTACGTTTGCATGTTGCTTCATACCAGGCGGTATCAGGTTCTGGTTTGGCAGGTGTGGATACGCTGGCTAAGCAGGTAGCGGAAATTGGTGACCGTAATATCGAACTCACTCACGATGGTTCGGTATTAAATCCATCTGATTTCGGCCCCTATGTTGCTCCTATTGCCTTTAATGCTCTGCCACTCGCGGGTGCAATGGTTGATGATGGATCGTTGGAGACTGATGAGGAGCAAAAACTCCGCAACGAGTCGCGCAAGATTCTTGGTATTCCAGAACTTCGGGTTGCTGGTACTTGTGTTCGTGTTCCGGTGTTTACTGGACATACTATGGTGGTGCACGCGGAGTTCGAACGCCCAATCACAGTTGCTCAAGCCCAGCAGGCGCTTAGCGACGCCCCAGGCGTCACCGTAGTAGATGTACCTACGCCGCTTGCCGCAGCTGGCCGCGATGATTCCCTTGTTGGACGTATCCGCCAAGACCAGTCCATCGATGATAATAAAGGACTCGTATTCGTTGTCTCAGGCGATAACTTGCGTAAAGGTGCCGCTCTAAATACTGTCCAGATTGCTGAATTGCTAGTGTAA
- a CDS encoding MSCRAMM family protein produces MAIVFLPALTVVSAAHAMEKNPVQNSGETNVRETASQILGNSETASVDQTAGTLLLQEFRPGFGGFDVSLDAVKETSDLVRSELTFRVLINYTLPEDYISEKYFGWTPPGKIDQDNRRGSTLLTLDFEETVDSPEFPDGTRIELELESNSWVKIPFEPSVFEIKDQQVREVIGSVSLEQRELPFTVSLLAKGSHGAPEEKFDFEYFCHTDEGVRKGQAKIPGDGTIVPSTEKFLIGTECEIALRDNVPGAGELPSQKLIIGEKTEAPDVSFEIDFENANSLKAAKFPLDQRGVVTQIGAEGIGEFQARYRIDLTNTNKTPQRPEGVFVDELAFPAGTTIRSVEFRNTPDGTPLNGITSDPVEERDSIVYRRSQIPGSVLGEFLPGEKKSLFVTVDAQIHKDALYKRELFTCIGPDPNAQEAQTPSGLQNSFMVPEEFNDLDGTDNNHACINLVIPQVSVEHTPRPGKPVNVLPNGSGQLEYRIHLRNTERWAEATVQMLKEKVMLGEIQATGNAEITTQAESGVVVSNVRKTIEPAALGEEIVIAERITLPPRTAVAFVIKVPITADIPRESTKVWERLGSCYRNDQGGFVGGVQSSVSAPFDADGPENNVACIPVQPPDLPTLQFSKIDHKGRALSGAEFTIYPDNKGEPSCVPVTGANPIPTHPEHPERANITLLPGVYHLVETKAPKSHSLLARPVAFRITLNDDGTRYEIKLVSESDDYVVNATGLELQIKNTLSGKLPDSGSHGPFLQITAGLLVISSGAFALQRRHISNRK; encoded by the coding sequence ATGGCTATAGTGTTTTTACCTGCACTAACAGTGGTTTCTGCGGCGCATGCTATGGAGAAAAATCCAGTACAAAATAGTGGTGAAACTAATGTTCGAGAAACTGCTTCTCAAATATTAGGAAATTCCGAAACAGCATCGGTTGATCAAACGGCAGGCACCTTACTATTGCAAGAATTCCGCCCTGGATTTGGTGGGTTTGATGTTTCTTTGGACGCCGTTAAAGAAACATCAGATCTTGTTCGAAGTGAACTAACATTTCGTGTGCTAATAAATTACACACTGCCAGAAGATTATATTTCGGAAAAATATTTTGGGTGGACACCTCCTGGAAAAATAGACCAGGATAATCGACGTGGCTCTACTCTTCTCACTCTTGATTTTGAAGAAACAGTTGATTCGCCAGAATTTCCAGATGGCACCCGAATTGAGCTTGAACTTGAATCGAACTCGTGGGTGAAGATTCCGTTTGAGCCATCAGTATTTGAGATTAAAGATCAACAAGTACGTGAGGTGATCGGAAGCGTCTCCCTTGAACAACGAGAGTTGCCTTTCACGGTCTCACTGTTGGCCAAAGGATCACATGGCGCGCCGGAAGAAAAGTTCGATTTTGAGTATTTCTGCCATACGGACGAAGGCGTCCGGAAAGGTCAAGCGAAAATTCCTGGGGATGGAACGATCGTACCCTCGACAGAGAAATTTTTAATCGGCACTGAGTGCGAGATTGCGCTTAGAGACAATGTTCCGGGAGCCGGAGAATTACCGAGCCAAAAGCTCATTATTGGTGAAAAAACTGAAGCCCCAGATGTCTCATTTGAGATCGACTTTGAAAATGCAAATAGCCTGAAAGCTGCCAAATTTCCCCTTGACCAGCGGGGCGTCGTTACGCAAATCGGTGCGGAGGGTATTGGAGAATTTCAGGCTCGGTATCGCATTGATCTCACCAACACCAATAAAACGCCACAGCGGCCTGAAGGCGTATTCGTCGACGAACTTGCGTTTCCCGCAGGTACGACAATTCGCTCTGTAGAGTTTCGCAATACTCCAGACGGAACCCCGCTAAACGGAATTACTAGTGATCCGGTAGAAGAACGCGATTCGATTGTGTACCGGCGTAGCCAAATCCCTGGCAGTGTGCTTGGGGAATTTCTCCCAGGAGAAAAGAAAAGCTTGTTTGTCACAGTGGATGCGCAGATTCATAAAGATGCTTTATATAAGCGCGAATTGTTTACGTGTATTGGCCCCGATCCAAACGCCCAAGAGGCTCAAACCCCAAGTGGTTTGCAAAATTCATTCATGGTGCCCGAGGAATTCAATGATCTTGACGGCACAGATAATAACCACGCTTGCATTAACCTGGTGATTCCCCAGGTCAGTGTGGAACACACACCTCGTCCCGGAAAGCCAGTCAATGTACTTCCTAATGGTTCAGGCCAACTTGAGTACCGAATTCATCTACGGAATACCGAGCGTTGGGCTGAGGCAACGGTTCAAATGCTCAAAGAGAAGGTCATGCTTGGGGAAATTCAAGCAACCGGGAATGCCGAGATTACAACGCAAGCCGAAAGTGGAGTTGTGGTTTCCAATGTGCGTAAAACTATTGAGCCAGCTGCACTAGGTGAAGAAATTGTAATTGCTGAGAGGATTACATTGCCACCGCGGACGGCAGTGGCCTTTGTAATAAAGGTTCCAATCACGGCCGACATTCCCCGAGAAAGCACTAAGGTCTGGGAACGATTAGGAAGCTGCTACCGAAATGACCAAGGTGGATTCGTTGGTGGTGTACAAAGTTCGGTTTCCGCACCATTTGATGCGGATGGTCCTGAAAACAATGTGGCCTGCATTCCTGTGCAACCACCAGACCTGCCAACACTTCAATTTAGCAAAATTGATCATAAAGGTAGAGCACTATCTGGCGCGGAATTCACAATCTATCCAGATAACAAAGGCGAACCAAGTTGTGTGCCTGTAACCGGGGCGAACCCAATACCAACACATCCAGAGCATCCTGAACGCGCAAACATTACGTTACTACCAGGTGTGTACCACTTGGTGGAAACAAAGGCGCCAAAATCACACAGCCTACTTGCTCGCCCTGTGGCATTCCGAATCACCCTAAATGATGACGGAACTAGATATGAAATCAAACTTGTTTCGGAATCTGACGACTATGTGGTGAATGCCACGGGCTTAGAACTCCAAATTAAAAACACACTTTCCGGAAAATTGCCCGACTCAGGCTCACATGGCCCGTTTCTCCAGATAACTGCCGGATTGCTCGTGATTAGTAGCGGCGCTTTTGCGCTGCAACGCAGACATATTTCAAACAGAAAGTAA
- a CDS encoding SpaH/EbpB family LPXTG-anchored major pilin: MRQFKTKFRHRAGPILGVMAPRHRTQQLNTSLLSSLLLQSLFFQKGMQMRTSMRHAATAAIVGLVLSVSVVGAPAALAQLPAAPGPVNAATITQDSGSITIHKRLNPENYGTEPTGTINDASTASGQPVEGIKFEIRKLTGLGNGKLVDVRSNEGYANAAEFAKEFANAADKNAFLDQHAEFDAGVEGVTNGDGQVQFGNLQLGVYLVSELPVEDKSGVKVNGEVVEGVITPSAPFLVFLPMTMPDNRDAWNYDVHAVPKNTSVGITKSVDDYKDDRALHAGDVLTYEIKTDIPRLEPGRKLQNYMIKDTLPKEVEFTNENKANAIVRIEDEQLQAGVDYVIEQPSPQVVPIFFTEAGLEKLSAHGGKKVTVQLPATILAPEVIEADPEDNPAELGNDGTDNNDGLAHNRAVLTFTNDSGVESSIESNVVKSRWGNLQVLKTGAKITDGKEGEPVALAGAKFELYRCDAAGTAIGEKLTVGNESEWTSNNEGLITIKGLQATDVQDGAMVDAANAQKYCLKETQAPEGYELSPQMHVVDFKEADIDNTDPVTLSGITVNNDRITQTTEVINLTKRSSFLPNTGGAGIGILMAVGALIIGAGVWAAKRMSRKA, encoded by the coding sequence ATGCGCCAATTTAAAACAAAGTTTCGGCATCGTGCCGGCCCGATCCTTGGCGTAATGGCTCCACGCCATAGGACACAACAATTGAATACTTCTCTCCTTTCTTCTCTTCTCCTCCAATCCTTGTTCTTTCAGAAAGGTATGCAAATGCGTACTTCTATGCGTCATGCTGCGACTGCAGCAATCGTAGGCCTTGTACTCTCCGTTAGCGTCGTGGGTGCCCCAGCGGCGCTCGCTCAACTGCCAGCTGCACCTGGTCCTGTGAATGCTGCAACAATTACTCAAGATTCCGGTAGCATCACCATTCACAAGCGCCTTAATCCCGAGAACTATGGGACAGAACCAACCGGTACGATCAACGATGCTTCGACTGCAAGTGGTCAACCTGTAGAAGGTATCAAGTTCGAAATTCGTAAACTCACAGGTTTGGGCAACGGCAAGCTTGTTGATGTTCGATCCAATGAGGGCTACGCAAATGCGGCGGAATTTGCTAAGGAATTCGCGAATGCTGCTGATAAAAACGCTTTTTTGGATCAGCATGCCGAGTTTGATGCTGGTGTCGAGGGCGTGACCAATGGTGATGGTCAAGTACAGTTCGGTAATCTACAGCTCGGTGTTTACCTGGTTAGTGAATTGCCGGTGGAAGACAAATCCGGTGTGAAGGTAAACGGTGAAGTGGTTGAAGGTGTGATTACACCATCTGCACCATTCCTGGTTTTCCTGCCGATGACCATGCCAGATAACCGCGATGCCTGGAACTATGACGTTCACGCTGTTCCAAAAAACACCAGCGTTGGGATTACCAAATCGGTTGATGACTATAAGGATGATCGTGCGCTTCATGCGGGCGATGTTTTGACCTACGAAATCAAAACTGATATTCCACGTTTAGAGCCGGGGCGCAAGCTGCAAAACTACATGATTAAGGACACCCTTCCAAAGGAAGTGGAATTCACCAATGAAAACAAAGCAAATGCAATTGTTCGCATTGAAGATGAGCAACTTCAGGCTGGCGTGGATTATGTAATCGAACAACCAAGCCCTCAGGTTGTGCCAATTTTCTTTACCGAAGCCGGTTTGGAGAAACTGTCTGCTCACGGCGGTAAAAAGGTAACTGTCCAACTGCCTGCAACCATCTTGGCGCCAGAAGTAATTGAAGCTGATCCAGAAGATAATCCAGCTGAATTGGGCAATGATGGAACTGATAATAATGATGGTCTCGCCCACAACCGTGCGGTATTGACCTTTACCAATGACAGTGGTGTGGAAAGCTCCATCGAATCGAATGTGGTGAAATCACGTTGGGGTAACCTGCAGGTTCTTAAGACAGGCGCGAAGATCACCGACGGTAAGGAAGGTGAACCGGTAGCATTGGCGGGCGCAAAGTTTGAGCTCTACCGTTGTGATGCTGCCGGAACTGCAATTGGTGAAAAGCTCACTGTTGGCAATGAAAGCGAATGGACTTCAAACAATGAAGGGCTCATTACTATTAAGGGCCTTCAAGCAACCGATGTTCAGGACGGTGCCATGGTTGATGCAGCCAATGCACAAAAGTACTGCCTCAAGGAAACCCAAGCGCCTGAAGGCTATGAATTGTCACCACAAATGCATGTAGTTGACTTTAAAGAAGCTGATATTGATAACACGGATCCGGTTACTCTGTCTGGAATTACCGTAAATAATGACCGCATTACTCAGACCACCGAGGTTATTAACCTAACCAAGCGCTCCAGCTTCCTGCCGAATACCGGTGGTGCAGGTATCGGAATCCTAATGGCGGTAGGCGCACTTATTATCGGTGCTGGTGTATGGGCTGCAAAGCGGATGAGCCGCAAAGCCTAA
- a CDS encoding class C sortase: MHRYSMVTVKTPPEGEEKPQVRIRRMALPIFIIFIGMGVLLYPVIATQWNNIQQQKVADDYSQFVQEQPEEVRNEIFDAALRYNTEKQGSPILDPWLADVTEDNPQYQEYMQHLKTNGAMAQIVVPKAKVKLPVYHGSDEKVLEKGVGHLFGTSLPVGGESTHAVLTGHTGLANATLFDNLTDVREGDAIYLYVFGKSLKYEVDQLEVVLPHEVEHLAVIEGQDLVTLITCTPYGINSHRLLVRGHRVPLDPGEEAIAEGQRGLIWQWWMIAALAVCTLVCVLIVVWIWRLIRRNRAVQRNTATQGIVIAVLLFSTLLYSYDGIPTAKADEKTVVGNISFLDPSTIESSQTGEITLIKNTTIGKTSQPIPDAYFTAKRIAGIDVTTSAGWELAKQYTVAQAEYAETDYTAAAITNEYGEATLTGLPIGLYFIKEQDSGSQRYGKVTAMPFLITLPTGNITGTKWEYATRISLKTMRDSTTDKLTSTRTKEPTVVPTYETPNRQASGNTGDRGVAAGALAETGANVWGLVALVMGCVILGIALRSGIAHWVSHAWRR, encoded by the coding sequence ATGCACCGCTATTCAATGGTTACGGTGAAAACTCCGCCTGAGGGTGAGGAAAAACCGCAAGTAAGAATCCGGCGGATGGCATTGCCAATTTTCATTATCTTTATTGGAATGGGCGTGCTGCTCTACCCAGTTATTGCAACGCAATGGAACAATATTCAGCAGCAAAAAGTAGCTGATGATTATTCCCAATTCGTGCAAGAACAACCCGAAGAAGTACGAAATGAAATCTTCGATGCGGCACTCCGATACAATACTGAAAAGCAAGGAAGCCCAATTCTGGACCCCTGGCTTGCGGATGTCACAGAAGATAACCCGCAATATCAGGAATATATGCAGCACCTCAAAACAAATGGGGCAATGGCGCAAATTGTGGTTCCAAAAGCAAAAGTAAAACTACCCGTGTACCACGGTAGCGATGAAAAAGTCCTGGAAAAAGGCGTCGGTCATCTTTTTGGAACAAGTCTTCCGGTGGGAGGCGAATCTACACACGCTGTACTTACAGGACACACCGGCCTGGCCAATGCAACACTTTTTGACAACTTAACTGATGTACGCGAAGGTGATGCGATTTACCTTTATGTCTTTGGAAAATCCTTGAAATATGAGGTAGACCAGCTGGAAGTAGTACTCCCACACGAAGTAGAACATTTAGCTGTTATAGAAGGGCAAGACCTGGTCACCCTTATCACCTGCACTCCATACGGCATTAACTCGCACCGGCTTCTTGTGCGAGGGCATCGCGTACCGCTAGACCCTGGTGAAGAGGCAATTGCTGAAGGGCAGAGGGGACTTATCTGGCAATGGTGGATGATTGCAGCCTTGGCGGTATGCACGCTTGTATGCGTGCTTATTGTGGTGTGGATATGGCGGCTTATTCGGCGGAATCGGGCGGTCCAGCGAAATACGGCCACGCAGGGAATTGTTATTGCGGTCTTGCTTTTTAGTACATTGCTGTATTCCTACGATGGAATACCAACCGCGAAAGCAGATGAAAAAACCGTAGTGGGAAACATATCGTTTTTAGATCCTTCCACGATTGAATCCTCGCAAACGGGTGAAATTACTCTGATAAAAAACACGACCATTGGAAAAACATCTCAGCCAATTCCCGATGCATACTTTACTGCGAAACGCATTGCAGGTATTGATGTCACAACATCAGCTGGTTGGGAATTGGCAAAACAATATACTGTTGCGCAAGCCGAATACGCGGAAACGGATTACACTGCGGCCGCTATAACTAATGAATACGGTGAAGCAACACTAACCGGGCTGCCAATTGGTTTGTATTTTATTAAGGAACAGGATTCCGGTAGCCAACGATACGGCAAAGTAACCGCAATGCCATTTCTTATTACACTGCCAACGGGCAATATCACAGGTACCAAGTGGGAATATGCAACGCGTATTTCGTTAAAAACAATGCGCGATAGTACGACCGATAAACTTACCAGCACACGGACTAAAGAACCTACCGTAGTGCCTACCTACGAAACTCCTAATAGACAAGCAAGTGGAAACACGGGTGATCGTGGTGTTGCCGCAGGAGCATTGGCCGAGACCGGCGCAAATGTCTGGGGGCTAGTCGCGCTTGTGATGGGCTGTGTAATTTTGGGAATTGCATTGCGGTCTGGAATAGCACACTGGGTTAGTCATGCGTGGCGGCGATAA